The following nucleotide sequence is from Crocosphaera sp. UHCC 0190.
TAAATGCAGGTATTCCTATTGATCAGATTGCTAAGTCTTCTGTTACCACTGAGCTAACACCTGAGCAACAAATTGAACGTTATTTAGAAATTTCTACCCTGATTAAAGAATTAGAACAGGAAAAAGAAACTTTAAAAGAAAATATTGTAACTTTTGCTGCTGAGTATAAACAGGAAAGGGGCGAAAATTTAATCTATAAAGGGGTGACAATCTTGGCGAGTGAACGTAAAATCTGGGAATATTCAGATACAGTAAAAGAATTAGAGGAGAAGCTTAAACAGTTAAAAAAGCAAGAACAAAAAACAGGTTTAGCAAAAGTCGCTAAAGTTTCTGTTTATCCAACAGTTAAAGGTACGTTAAAATTTTAAATTGAGTATCAAGGAGAAAAATATAGCTTTTACATTTGAGTCGTGAAAACCGTAACGTTTAGATAAACTTAATTATAATGGAATTACAACGCTTAAAAATCATTATTCAAGGGGCAGTACAAGGGGTCGGATTTCGTCCGTTTATTTATCGTTTAGCAACAGAATTAAACTTAAAAGGATGGGTGAATAATTCTGCATCAGGAGTTTTTATCGAAGTTGAAGGAAACCGAGATACTCTAGAGACTTTTTTAACCAG
It contains:
- a CDS encoding excinuclease ABC subunit C gives rise to the protein MTELSDLPLVQELANVRLNNLDALPEDSGVYLIADDANRVYYIGQAIQLKSCLFTSNLSNIKAVNASKICYLDCNETELNEIEADYIAFYNPPLNAGIPIDQIAKSSVTTELTPEQQIERYLEISTLIKELEQEKETLKENIVTFAAEYKQERGENLIYKGVTILASERKIWEYSDTVKELEEKLKQLKKQEQKTGLAKVAKVSVYPTVKGTLKF